The DNA window CGCGCCGATGACGCACTCCCGCCTGCTGGAGATGATCGTCCAGACCGCCGCCAGCGTGATCTCGGCGCGGGCAGCGGCGCTCTTTCTGGTGGACGAGACGACCCAGGAGCTAACCTTCGAGGTGGCGCTTGGCGGGAGCGCCGAGACGGTCAAGCATTTTCGGGTCCCGCTGGGCCACGGGATCGCGGGCTTCGTCGCGCTCACCGGCCAGGCCATCGCCATCGCCGACGTGCAGAACGATGCGCGCCACGCCTCGGATATTGCGCGCAGCGTCGGCTACATGCCGCAGAGCATCCTGTGCGTTCCGCTCTTCTTCAACGACCAGATCATTGGCGTGCTTGAGCTGCTCGACAAGGAAGGAGCCGACTCGTTCAGCCCCGCCGATATGCATCTGCTGGGGATCTTTGCCAACCAGGCCGCCGTGGCGATCGAACAATCATGGACCGATCAGCACTTGACCGTGCTGATCGGCGAGGCGCTGGTTGGGCTGGGCAGCGCCGCCATCGACCAGAGCGGACGCATGCGCGAGCGCGTGGAAGCATTCATCGCCGATGCGCAGGCCGACCCGCGCTATCGTCAAACGCTTGAGCTAGCCCGCCTGGTTCAGGAGATCACGGTGCAGGGCGAGAGCGAGCTGAAGACGTGCCAGACGATCCTGCGGAGCTTTGCCGACTATCTCCGGGCGCGGCCAGCGCCGGAGAGCCAGATCGGAGGGCCGTGATGAGCGCGTCGCAGCCCGCATGGAGCGAGCAGTTCGCGCCGGGGGCGATTCCGCAGATCGCGCCGCTTGAGCCGCTAGAAAACATCACCCGCGAGTGGGCCTGGGGCGGCAGCACCGGCCAGGGCGTGCGCGTCGCCGTCATCGACAGCGGCATCGACGCGGCCCATCCGGCGATCGGCGGGCGGATCGGCGGCTACGTCTCGATCAGCGAAGGGCCGGACGGTCTGATCTACGATACCGCGCCGCACGCCGATGTCTTTGGACACGGCAACGCCTGCGCCGGGATCATTCGCGCTATCGCACCCACCTGCGATCTCTACAGCATCCGCGTGCTTGGGCCGGGCCTCTCCGGTCGGGGCGCGATCTTTGCCGCCGGGCTGCGCTGGGCGATCGAGCACGACATGCACGTCTGCAACCTGAGCCTGGGCACAACCCGAAAAGATTTTTTCGCGCTGCTGCATGACCTGGCGGATCAGGCCTACTTCCGCAATGTGATCCTCGTGACGGCGGCCAACAACATGCCGATTCCGAGCTACCCGTCGATGTACGCCTCGGTGATCTCGGTCGCGGCCCACGATCTGAACGATCCGTACCTGTTCTACTGCAATCCGAGGCCGCCGGTCGAGTTCGGCGCGACCGGCATCGATGTCGAGGTGGCCTGGCAGCAGGGAGGCCGGATCACCGCGACCGGCAATAGCTTTGCCGCGCCGCATATCACCGGCATCGTCGCCAGAATTCTTGGCAAGCATCCGGGCCTCAACCTTTCGCA is part of the Herpetosiphonaceae bacterium genome and encodes:
- a CDS encoding GAF domain-containing protein, which encodes APMTHSRLLEMIVQTAASVISARAAALFLVDETTQELTFEVALGGSAETVKHFRVPLGHGIAGFVALTGQAIAIADVQNDARHASDIARSVGYMPQSILCVPLFFNDQIIGVLELLDKEGADSFSPADMHLLGIFANQAAVAIEQSWTDQHLTVLIGEALVGLGSAAIDQSGRMRERVEAFIADAQADPRYRQTLELARLVQEITVQGESELKTCQTILRSFADYLRARPAPESQIGGP
- a CDS encoding S8 family serine peptidase — translated: MSASQPAWSEQFAPGAIPQIAPLEPLENITREWAWGGSTGQGVRVAVIDSGIDAAHPAIGGRIGGYVSISEGPDGLIYDTAPHADVFGHGNACAGIIRAIAPTCDLYSIRVLGPGLSGRGAIFAAGLRWAIEHDMHVCNLSLGTTRKDFFALLHDLADQAYFRNVILVTAANNMPIPSYPSMYASVISVAAHDLNDPYLFYCNPRPPVEFGATGIDVEVAWQQGGRITATGNSFAAPHITGIVARILGKHPGLNLSQIKVILRALAANRAPGLQPDGDEQR